A single window of Solanum dulcamara chromosome 5, daSolDulc1.2, whole genome shotgun sequence DNA harbors:
- the LOC129890416 gene encoding uncharacterized protein LOC129890416 encodes MQDSGEIDEDVTHRIGAGWMKWRLASGVLCDKKVPPQLKGKFYKVVVKLAMLYGAECWPVKVSHVQRMKVAEMRMLRWMCGHTRSDKIRNEAIREKVGVASVEDKMWETRLRWFGHVKRRVPDAPVRRCERLAMDYFRRGRGRPKKYWGEVIRQDMAHLRLTEDMTLDRRVWRTHIRVEG; translated from the coding sequence atgcaagacagcggagagatcgacgaggatgtcacacaccgtattggggcaggatggatgaaatggaggctcgcctccggtgtgttatgtgacaagaaggtgccaccacaacttaagggcaagttctacaaagtggtcgttaaactagctatgttgtatggggcggagtgttggccagttaaggtctcccacgtgcaaaggatgaaagttgccgagatgagaatgttgagatggatgtgtgggcataccaggagtgacaagattagaaatgaggctattcgagaaaaggtaggagtggcctcggtggaagacaagatgtgggaaacgcgactgagatggtttggacatgtgaagaggagagtcccagatgcaccagtgcggagatgtgagaggctggccatggattatttcagaagaggtaggggtaggccgaagaaatattggggagaggtgatcagacaggacatggcgcatttacgacttaccgaggacatgaccctagataggagggtgtggaggacacacattagggtagaaggctag